The Pseudomonas pergaminensis nucleotide sequence AGTGGCGGATCAGGCTCCAGAACACCACCCACACGCCGAGCAGGTCGGGGTCCATGACCCTGGGCGAAAACGAGGCGGTGAGGAAGGCGTCGAGCCGTGCGGCGGCGCCATCCGCCAGCTCGACCTGTTCCCACAGGGCGGTGGTCAGCTCGTTGGCGAGCTTTTGGTAGGTCTCGGCGATCAGCGCGTCGATGCTGCCGAAATGGTGGTTGAGCAACCCCACCGAAACCCCTGCTTCGGAAGCGATACGCCGCACGGAAATCCCGGCGTGCCCGTCACGGGCCAGGCAGGTGAGGGTGGCGGCAATCAGCAGGTCGCGGCGCTCGTCGGGGTCGGCACGGCGCAGTTTGGAAGGTTCGACAGTCATGGACAGGCCTTTGAAGAAACACCACAGCGCTCAGGTTAGTTGAACACGTGTTCAATCTCTACCGATTAATTGATGAGAGGAGGGCAAGGCATGGCAAAAGACCTTTCGTGGCAGGAAACCGGCGACGCCGGCAATGCGCTGCACGTCGGCGCCTGGCGTTTCGACGGTGACGGCAGCGGGCCCAGGGTGCACCTGCAAGCGGGTGTGCATGCGGATGAAATCGCCGGCATGTTGGTCCTGCATCAGTTGTTGCCGCGCTTGCAGGCGTGTCAGGACCAAGGCCGCCTGAAGGGCAGCGTCACGGTGGTGCCCCAGGCCAACCCATTTGGTATCGGCCAGTTCCGCCAGGGCCGTTTGCTTGGGCGTTTCCATGAAGCCACCGGGCAGAATTTCAACCGTGCCTTCGACCATTCCCTGGCCATGGAACGCCCAGCGAGCAACCTGGCGCAGTGGCAGAAACGCCTGGTGCAACTGGCCGCCGAGGCCGACCTGGTGCTGGACCTGCACACCGATGACGAGGCGTTGCCGTACCTCTACATCCATCGCAGCTTCTGGCCCGACCAAGGCCTGGCGCTGGCGGCGGCGTTGCAGGTGGACCTGGTGATTGTCTGGGACGAGGGCGGCGATGGCTCCTTTGAAGAAACCATCATCAACCACGCATCGCC carries:
- a CDS encoding M14 family metallopeptidase, whose protein sequence is MAKDLSWQETGDAGNALHVGAWRFDGDGSGPRVHLQAGVHADEIAGMLVLHQLLPRLQACQDQGRLKGSVTVVPQANPFGIGQFRQGRLLGRFHEATGQNFNRAFDHSLAMERPASNLAQWQKRLVQLAAEADLVLDLHTDDEALPYLYIHRSFWPDQGLALAAALQVDLVIVWDEGGDGSFEETIINHASPQLAATLELRGQADVSDALAQQDAAGLWAWLCINGVIDEVASIAEWPGDVVDMGCMETLLAPCAGVLVFEKGLGDYVEEGQRFARIIGRPGDPASEVTLHAAQAGRMVTAHRERLVAQGAVVAKFTGTRLSDSYSGGVLDP